In Prunus dulcis chromosome 1, ALMONDv2, whole genome shotgun sequence, the following are encoded in one genomic region:
- the LOC117616658 gene encoding uncharacterized N-acetyltransferase p20-like — protein sequence MANNSLEITLRPYRPSDAEDFLTYAGDEKVTQFTRWNTFTSKEEALSYIKDFCIPHPYCRSICIHDRSIGFLFIKPQGGDDKCRAEVGYALATEYWGQGIATRAVKMAISDGFKELTDLVRMQALVLVENRASQRVLEKLGFYKEGLLRKYTFHKGAVQDVFMYSLLFSDSMP from the coding sequence ATGGCAAACAATTCTCTGGAAATCACACTCCGTCCTTATAGGCCCTCAGATGCTGAGGACTTCTTGACTTATGCCGGTGATGAAAAGGTAACACAATTCACTCGTTGGAACACATTCACCTCTAAGGAAGAAGCACTTTCCTACATCAAGGATTTTTGCATCCCTCACCCTTATTGCAGATCCATCTGCATCCATGACCGTTCGATCGGATTTCTCTTCATCAAGCCACAAGGTGGTGATGACAAGTGTCGAGCAGAGGTGGGATACGCGTTAGCTACTGAGTATTGGGGACAAGGCATAGCAACCAGAGCTGTGAAGATGGCCATAAGTGATGGGTTTAAAGAGCTCACCGATTTGGTCAGAATGCAAGCTCTGGTTTTGGTGGAGAACAGGGCCTCCCAGAGGGTGTTGGAGAAACTTGGGTTCTACAAGGAAGGCCTCTTGAGGAAGTATACTTTTCACAAAGGTGCAGTTCAAGATGTTTTCATGTATAGTCTTCTGTTCTCTGATTCTATGCCTTGA
- the LOC117615096 gene encoding protein CDC73 homolog, whose product MDPLSALRDFTIRGELEKIVRVNDEFRFDTDYSFPCHAETAYRSKQGNLYTLETLLYYVTNHHLKHTDYIQSARTQGIPSVTFPDRKPLLDYLTGKISSSDSIEFLLPPQNDAVHPKLPSLDPNVNSGINNDSNDYGTTDSRVFSQIETPVDYMSLICSGERPLKDREGLLECKGRNFYGVLTSATKREEERQRIESQQRKDGLVAKSRLMGSDERGLTGFGDESGYDPNPKPKLHLKGGKIGEGVPIILVPSAFQTLITIYNVKEFLEDGVYIPTDVKVKQMKGAKPDCVTVQKKFSRDRDRVVTAYEVRDKPSALKAEDWDRVVAVFVLGKEWQFKDWPFRDHVEIFNKIVGFFMRFEDDSVESAKIVKQWNVKIISISKNKRHQDRAAALEVWDRLEEFVRSRSHS is encoded by the exons ATGGACCCACTCTCCGCCCTCCGCGACTTCACAATCCGAGGCGAGTTGGAGAAGATCGTCCGAGTCAACGACGAGTTCCGGTTCGACACAGACTACAGCTTCCCCTGCCACGCCGAGACCGCCTACCGGTCCAAGCAGGGCAATCTTTATACCCTCGAAACTCTCCTTTATTACGTCACCAACCACCACCTCAAGCACACCGACTACATCCAGAGCGCCCGCACCCAGGGGATCCCCTCCGTCACTTTCCCCGACCGCAAGCCCCTCCTCGACTACCTCACCGGAAAGATCTCCTCTTCCGACTCTATCGAATTCCTCCTCCCCCCTCAAAACGACGCCGTCCATCCCAAACTCCCCAGTCTCGATCCGAACGTCAACAGCGGCATCAACAACGACAGCAACGATTACGGTACGACTGATTCTAGGGTTTTCAGTCAAATTGAGACCCCGGTGGACTACATGTCGTTGATTTGCTCCGGCGAGAGGCCGTTGAAGGACCGGGAAGGCTTGTTGGAGTGTAAAGGGAGGAACTTTTACGGCGTTTTGACTTCGGCGACCAAGCGAGAGGAGGAACGACAGCGTATCGAGTCGCAGCAGAGGAAAGACGGGTTGGTGGCGAAGAGTAGGCTAATGGGTTCGGACGAGAGGGGCTTGACCGGGTTCGGAGACGAATCGGGTTACGACCCGAATCCCAAGCCCAAATTGCACTTGAAGGGTGGTAAAATTGGGGAAGGTGTGCCCATAATTTTGGTGCCCAGTGCGTTTCAAACGCTGATTACGATTTACAATGTGAAGGAGTTTTTGGAAGATGGGGTTTATATACCAACGGATGTGAAGGTGAAGCAGATGAAGGGGGCTAAGCCTGACTGTGTGACGGTGCAGAAGAAGTTCAGTAGGGATAGGGATAGGGTGGTAACGGCGTATGAGGTCAGGGATAAGCCCTCGGCGTTGAAGGCCGAGGATTGGGATCGGGTTGTGGCGGTTTTCGTGTTGGGGAAAGAGTGGCAGTTCAAGGATTGGCCTTTCAGGGAccatgttgaaattttcaataaga TCGTGGGATTTTTCATGCGTTTTGAAGATGACAGTGTGGAGTCAGCTAAAATTGTGAAGCAGTGGAATGTAAAGATCATCTCG ATTAGCAAGAATAAGCGGCATCAAGATAGAGCCGCGGCATTAGAGGTGTGGGACAGACTAGAAGAATTTGTACGGTCACGGTCACATTCTTGA
- the LOC117616657 gene encoding uncharacterized N-acetyltransferase p20-like: MKRSSGLSNGREGSEADFSMITLRPLELSDIDDFMVWATDEKVPRFCTWEPYASKEEGLNFIKNVVLPHPWFMAICLENRPIGAISVTSNSGTSRCRGELGYVLGSRYWGKGIVTQAVKLVADIIFKEWTHLERLEALVDVENVASQRVLEKAGFQREGVLRKYFILKGRSRDMVMFGLLSTDWQT, encoded by the coding sequence ATGAAGAGAAGTTCAGGCCTATCAAATGGAAGAGAAGGCAGTGAAGCTGACTTCTCCATGATCACACTTAGGCCCTTGGAGCTTTCTGACATTGATGATTTCATGGTGTGGGCTACAGATGAGAAAGTGCCTCGTTTCTGCACTTGGGAACCTTATGCTAGCAAAGAAGAAGGCCTAAACTTCATAAAAAATGTTGTTCTTCCCCACCCCTGGTTCATGGCAATCTGCCTTGAAAACAGGCCTATTGGTGCCATTTCGGTGACCTCGAATTCGGGCACCAGTCGTTGCAGAGGAGAACTTGGCTATGTTTTAGGGTCCAGGTACTGGGGCAAGGGGATTGTAACACAGGCTGTGAAATTGGTGGCTGATATTATATTCAAAGAGTGGACACATTTGGAGAGGCTTGAAGCTCTTGTTGATGTGGAAAATGTGGCATCTCAGAGGGTGCTTGAGAAGGCAGGGTTTCAGAGGGAAGGTGTTCTGAGGAAGTACTTTATTTTGAAGGGAAGAAGTAGGGATATGGTGATGTTCGGCCTTCTTTCTACAGATTGGCAAACTTGA
- the LOC117614231 gene encoding non-specific lipid transfer protein GPI-anchored 2: MITTTTALHQWLMAFVLAWTLVVLSAAAAEPPPPPGCADELVRFSPCLPYVSSPPNNLSDSAPPKCCDALSSSFESGEALCLCYLIQDPPMLGFPVNETRVLSLSSTCPLSNNGTSTKSADNSLESLCSGSPELPPLRSSTTSGISCPSPSPSGADNASSPLMSLPSESTNSSSLLPGKRSPTTTPPSSAVEPAGVSTAMKQICRSNTWFLPAVLIFLVPISTHL; this comes from the exons AtgatcaccaccaccaccgcccTGCACCAGTGGCTCATGGCCTTCGTCCTAGCCTGGACACTCGTCGTTCTATccgcagcagcagcagaaccGCCGCCGCCGCCAGGTTGCGCCGACGAGCTCGTGAGGTTCTCGCCGTGCCTTCCGTACGTGTCGTCTCCGCCCAACAACCTGTCCGACTCGGCCCCACCCAAGTGCTGCGACGCATTGTCGTCGTCGTTTGAGTCCGGCGAGGCCTTGTGCCTCTGCTACTTGATCCAGGACCCTCCGATGCTTGGGTTTCCGGTGAACGAGACTCGCGTTCTGTCTCTGTCTTCTACTTGCCCTCTCAGCAACAATGGCACAAGCACAAAGAGCGCTGATAATTCTTTGGAGTCGCTCTGCTCAG GGTCGCCTGAACTCCCTCCTCTCCGCAGCTCAACGACTTCAGGGATTTCAtgtccttctccttctccttctg GAGCTGACAATGCTTCATCTCCTTTGATGAGCTTACCATCAGAATCAACAAACAGTTCAAGCTTGCTGCCGGGAAAGAGATCGCCGACGACAACTCCACCAAGCTCAGCAGTAGAACCAGCTGGGGTGTCTACAGCAATGAAGCAAATTTGCAGAAGCAATACTTGGTTTCTACCTGCCGTACTGATTTTTCTTGTTCCCATCTCCACTCACCTATAG
- the LOC117615592 gene encoding flocculation protein FLO11, with product MEISVPFFRLAMALAMTVVLAMPVYGQVGSPCNASAISSLTPCMSFLTNSSSNGTSPTADCCNSLKALTSTSRDCFCLIVTGSVPFQLPINRSLAISLPRACNIPGVPLQCQATVAPIPAPGPSSLAPTLSPGASPSGPTASSVPEPTSSALSPESDTTPLLTPPSTTEGSGAPTSTTGSRPVLTPSAAFTSCRLSPSLMLFASGILALKFF from the exons ATGGAGATTTCAGTGCCTTTTTTCCGTCTAGCCATGGCATTGGCAATGACTGTGGTCTTGGCTATGCCCGTCTATGGCCAAGTTGGTTCCCCTTGCAATGCTTCGGCGATTTCTAGCTTGACCCCTTGCATGAGTTTTCTCACTAATAGCAGCTCCAATGGCACCTCACCAACCGCAGACTGCTGCAATTCACTAAAAGCCCTCACAAGTACCAGCAGAGATTGCTTTTGCCTAATTGTAACTGGAAGTGTTCCCTTCCAACTACCGATCAACCGTTCTCTAGCCATCTCTCTCCCTCGTGCCTGCAACATCCCCGGCGTCCCACTCCAATGCCAag CCACAGTTGCACCTATTCCTGCTCCAG GTCCTAGCTCCCTTGCGCCAACCCTCTCTCCTGGAGCTTCACCATCTGGTCCAACAG CTTCCTCTGTCCCAGAGCCAACCTCATCTGCTCTGTCACCAGAATCCGACACAACACCACTTTTAACTCCGCCATCTACAACAGAAGGCTCTGGAGCTCCAACCTCAACTACAGGGAGCCGCCCTGTTCTGACTCCTTCGGCTGCCTTTACCTCTTGTCGTCTCTCACCCTCTCTTATGCTTTTTGCATCAGGCATTCTGGCTTTGAAGTTTTTCTAG
- the LOC117615317 gene encoding uncharacterized N-acetyltransferase p20-like, with amino-acid sequence MEGSSDIDLSKISVRPLGLADIDDFMVWGTDEKVAIFCTWEPYATKEEALNYIKEKILPHPWFRAICLDNRPIGAILVSSNSGSDRCRGELGYVLGSKYWGKGIATQAVKLVADTIFKEWTHLERLEAFVDVDNVGSQRVLEKSGFLREGVLRKFFILKGRTRDMVIFSLLSTECEA; translated from the coding sequence ATGGAGGGAAGTTCTGATATTGATCTCTCCAAGATCAGCGTTAGGCCATTGGGTCTCGCTGACATTGATGATTTCATGGTGTGGGGTACAGATGAGAAGGTCGCTATTTTCTGCACTTGGGAACCTTATGCTACCAAAGAAGAAGCCCTAAACTATATCAAAGAGAAGATTCTCCCACACCCCTGGTTCAGGGCAATCTGCCTTGACAACAGGCCAATTGGTGCCATTTTAGTGAGCTCAAATTCCGGCAGTGACCGGTGCAGAGGTGAACTTGGCTATGTCTTGGGGTCCAAGTATTGGGGCAAGGGGATTGCAACCCAGGCTGTGAAATTGGTGGCTGatactatttttaaagagTGGACACATTTGGAAAGACTTGAAGCTTTTGTTGATGTGGACAATGTGGGATCACAGAGGGTTCTTGAGAAGTCTGGTTTCCTCAGGGAAGGTGTTCTTAGAAAGTTTTTTATTCTGAAGGGAAGAACTAGGGACATGGTGATATTCAGCCTTCTTTCTACAGAATGTGAAgcttaa
- the LOC117614522 gene encoding probable RNA helicase SDE3: protein MGINGYKSDEECSVIGDKGEIGFIDFEDDKSVRSYNPYEEGPIVISVPFPYVGGKQGEKPQSVCVGETAVDKITIKNTTHDPVELCGVKIYASSPEDSFKLSLMKPPTADSDVETIQAFLESTSLEDRMLQPGDTLTVWLSCKPKEIGQHKAFVHFDLETEQIERVVILLAEDKISQSMASTKPYTRATRKKPLLVDGFHVGVRPSGVADRRPYKNRLPRYDIPKDIRELLESKQIPYVVTEGLTRGNYADYFKTLLIMEEIQIEESMRSHDMVGVTLRKRGHQFLSLEVPGLAERRPSLVQGDYVLAKLSEYADDTVPPYQGYIYRVEADDVYLKFPPEFHACHRDGNLYSVQFTFNRITMRRLYQAVDAAEKLEIMFLFPSESYQRRMIRGTRLVPISCTPNKEQMCSVEMILGCKGGPPYVIYGPPGTGKTMTLVEAILQLYATRKNTRILVCAPSNSAADHILEKLLNAKAGTAVRENEIFRLNASSRPYEDVNPNHIDFCFFDDDTFKCPELRVFVRYRIIISTYMSASLLHAEGVPRGHFSHIILDEAGQASEPETMIPISNLYHRNTVVVLAGDPKQLGPIINSSQAESFGLGRSYLERIFECEFYSNGDKSYVTKLVRNYRCHPEILYLPNMLFYGQELIACKDDSVPFMARVDLLPNKDFPVLFFGIEGCDEREGSNPSWFNRTEASKVVEVTKQLTAKRNLSEEDIGIIAPYRQQVLKLKKAFENLEMPNIKVGSVEQFQGQERQVIIISTVRSTIKHDEFDRRYCLGFLSNPKRFNVAITRAKALLIVIGNPHIISKDPNWNRLLWRCADNSSYLGCNPPERQELVYEDPQEDLLNNEGNTWCSGDDGWARDSWQREVPHPVMEGSRQTEAPQPVVDDEAEWSDGWK from the exons ATGGGTATAAATGGTTATAAGTCGGATGAGGAATGCTCTGTCATTGGAGACAAAGGAGAAATCGGCTTCATAGATTTTGAGGATGATAAATCGGTGCGTAGTTACAACCCATATGAAGAGGGTCCAATTGTTATTTCAGTCCCATTCCCTTATGTGGGCGGAAAGCAAGGTGAAAAGCCTCAATCAGTATGCGTAGGAGAAACAGCTGTGGATAAGATAACTATTAAGAACACCACCCATGACCCGGTGGAGCTATGCGGTGTTAAAATTTACGCCTCAAGTCCAGAGGACTCTTTCAAGCTTTCTCTGATGAAACCCCCAACTGCAGACTCTGATGTCGAAACCATCCAAGCCTTCCTTGAGTCTACTTCTCTGGAGGACAGAATGCTTCAGCCAGGAGATACTTTGACTGTATGGCTATCTTGCAAACCCAAGGAAATTGGTCAGCACAAGGCCTTTGTGCATTTTGATTTGGAGACTGAACAGATTGAACGAGTTGTTATTCTCTTAGCAGAAGATAAAATATCCCAATCTATGGCCTCAACAAAACCATACACAAGAGCCACTAGAAAGAAACCACTTCTTGTGGATGGTTTTCATGTGGGTGTACGCCCTAGTGGAGTAGCAGACCGACGACCGTACAAGAATAGGCTTCCTCGATACGACATTCCAAAAGACATCAGAGAATTACTTGAGAGCAAGCAGATTCCTTATGTTGTCACCGAAGGTCTTACGAGAGGGAACTATGCAGATTACTTCAAAACTTTACTCATCATGGAGGAAATACAGATAGAG GAAAGTATGAGGAGCCATGATATGGTAGGTGTTACTTTGAGGAAGAGAGGACATCAATTTTTGTCCCTTGAAGTCCCTGGGCTTGCTGAGAGAAGGCCTTCACTTGTCCAAGGGGATTATGTTTTGGCCAAGCTTTCTGAGTATGCAGATGATACAGTTCCTCCGTATCAG GGTTATATCTACCGTGTTGAGGCTGATGATGTTTACTTGAAGTTTCCTCCAGAATTTCACGCATGCCACAGAGATGGTAACCTTTATAGTGTACAATTTACATTTAATCGAATCACCATGAGAAGGTTATATCAAGCAGTTGATGCAGCAGAAAAATTAGAGATAATGTTCCTTTTTCCATCTGAGTCCTATCAGAGAAGGATGATTAGAGGCACTCGACTGGTGCCTATATCTTGTACACCTAATAAGGAGCAGATGTGCTCAGTTGAGATGATCCTTGGCTGCAAAGGAGGGCCACCCTATGTGATTTATGGTCCTCCTGGAACAGGCAAGACTATGACATTAGTGGAAGCAATCCTCCAACTCTACGCAACTCGGAAGAATACTAGAATCCTTGTGTGTGCACCTTCAAATAGTGCAGCAGACCACATTCTGGAAAAACTCCTCAATGCAAAGGCTGGTACAGCAGTTCGAGAGAATGAAATATTCAGGCTCAATGCATCTTCCCGTCCTTATGAAGATGTCAATCCTAACCATATTGACTTCTGCTTCTTTGATGACGATACCTTCAAGTGTCCTGAACTCCGTGTCTTCGTGCGCTATAGGATCATCATATCAACCTATATGAGTGCCTCTCTGCTTCATGCAGAAGGTGTCCCACGAGGCCACTTCTCTCATATTATCTTGGATGAGGCAGGCCAAGCTTCAGAACCAGAAACCATGATCCCAATATCGAATCTCTACCATCGGAATACAGTAGTTGTTCTTGCTGGAGACCCTAAGCAATTAGGTCCAATCATAAACTCCAGCCAAGCAGAATCCTTTGGTTTGGGGAGATCATACTTGGAGAGAATATTCGAATGTGAGTTTTATAGTAATGGGGATAAAAGCTATGTAACAAAATTGGTTAGGAATTATCGATGCCACCCAGAAATTTTGTATCTCCCTAACATGTTGTTCTATGGACAAGAGTTGATTGCTTGTAAAGATGACTCAGTTCCCTTCATGGCAAGGGTGGACCTTCTTCCTAACAAGGATTTCCctgttcttttctttggcATCGAAGGCTGTGATGAGAGGGAAGGAAGTAATCCATCGTGGTTTAATCGGACTGAGGCAAGTAAGGTAGTAGAGGTCACTAAGCAATTGACTGcaaaaaggaatttgagtGAGGAAGATATTGGGATCATAGCACCTTATCGGCAGCAAGTACTAAAACTGAAGAAAGCTTTCGAAAATTTGGAGATGCCTAACATCAAGGTTGGAAGTGTTGAGCAATTTCAGGGACAAGAGAGACAAGTTATAATAATATCAACTGTCCGATCAACAATCAAACACGATGAATTTGACAGAAGATActgtttgggatttttgagCAATCCAAAAAGGTTTAATGTGGCTATTACTCGTGCTAAAGCTTTGCTAATTGTAATTGGGAATCCGCACATCATCAGCAAG GACCCAAACTGGAACAGGCTTCTATGGCGTTGTGCAGACAACTCATCCTATCTGGGCTGTAACCCCCCTGAGAGGCAGGAGCTTGTTTATGAGGACCCACAGGAAGATCTCTTAAACAATGAAGGAAACACTTGGTGCTCTGGAGATGATGGGTGGGCTCGAGACTCCTGGCAAAGAGAAGTTCCCCATCCTGTCATGGAAGGGTCCAGGCAAACAGAAGCTCCCCAACCTGTCGTGGATGACGAAGCTGAATGGTCTGATGGCTGGAAGTAA
- the LOC117615097 gene encoding non-specific lipid-transfer protein-like protein At2g13820 has translation MAQRMEMSLVLVLVTMFLAKAAAQSSCTNVIISMSPCLNYITGNSSTPSSGCCSQLASVVRSSPQCLCEVLNGGGSSLGINVNQTQALALPGACNVQTPPLSQCNAASPADSPAGTPESPSDGPSGTGSKNVPSTEAGSSGNSIKLSTTQLFVVLAAAYATLSMC, from the exons ATGGCACAAAGGATGGAGATGAGTTTGGTCCTTGTCCTGGTGACCATGTTCTTGGCGAAAGCAGCAGCACAATCTAGTTGTACCAATGTGATCATCAGTATGTCACCTTGCCTCAATTACATTACTGGCAACTCCTCAACCCCTTCTTCAGGATGCTGCTCACAGCTTGCTAGCGTTGTCCGCTCCTCTCCACAGTGCTTGTGTGAGGTCCTTAACGGCGGTGGCTCATCACTCGGGATCAATGTCAATCAAACTCAGGCTCTGGCATTACCAGGTGCTTGCAATGTTCAGACTCCACCCCTCAGCCAGTGTAACG CTGCTTCTCCAGCTGACTCTCCAGCAGGAACACCAGAATCTCCGAGTGATGGTCCTTCAG GAACTGGATCCAAAAATGTACCATCAACTGAAGCTGGCTCATCTGGAAACTCCATCAAGTTGTCTACAACTCAACTGTTTGTTGTTCTGGCTGCAGCATATGCTACCCTCTCAATGtgctga
- the LOC117615026 gene encoding uncharacterized protein LOC117615026, with amino-acid sequence MASVKIIDLVLHGKSTHSYNPPLYMPTYSKLSLEPSQISCNSMNSSRISLRPFKLSDANDFLKWASDDKVTRYLRWNTITSREEALTYIEKLATHPWRQSICLDDQSIGYVSVKPEQSDDMCRAHVSYVVSAEYWGQGIATVALRMAMCRVFRELPCLVRIEALVEVENKGSQRVLEKVGFLKEGLLRKYGYCKGEIRDMFIYSFLSTDKIM; translated from the coding sequence ATGGCAAGTGTCAAAATAATTGACCTGGTCCTCCACGGCAAATCCACACATTCATATAATCCACCACTTTACATGCCTACTTATTCCAAATTGAGCTTGGAACCATCTCAAATTTCCTGCAATTCTATGAATTCATCAAGAATTTCCCTTCGTCCTTTCAAACTCTCTGATGCCAATGACTTCCTCAAATGGGCAAGTGATGATAAAGTAACACGCTATCTAAGATGGAACACCATAACCTCTAGGGAAGAAGCCTTGACATATATTGAGAAGCTTGCTACACATCCGTGGCGTCAGTCCATATGTTTGGATGACCAATCAATTGGATATGTTTCTGTCAAACCAGAACAGAGTGATGACATGTGTAGAGCACATGTTAGCTATGTTGTGTCCGCAGAGTACTGGGGGCAAGGGATTGCAACAGTGGCATTGAGGATGGCCATGTGTAGGGTGTTCAGAGAGCTCCCATGTTTGGTGAGGATTGAGGCTTTGGTGGAGGTTGAGAATAAGGGGTCTCAAAGGGTTTTGGAGAAAGTTGGGTTTCTGAAAGAAGGGTTGTTGAGGAAGTATGGGTATTGCAAAGGTGAGATTAGAGATATGTTTATCTATAGCTTCTTATCAACTGATAAGATTATGTGA